One part of the Algibacter sp. L1A34 genome encodes these proteins:
- a CDS encoding putative porin: MVSAQDSPRELPKGQTVNLKKQDSLNSEGKNTKRTKGKDEKEEKPKIQDYLIISHENDTTFVDTTLSIKKEYKFNYLRKDNFGLIAFSNLGQTYNSLTYNFKNTDLVPNLGARARHFNFMEIEDINYYRVPTPLTELMYKTAFEQGQLLDAFFTVNTSPRFNLSIAYKGMRSIGKYQHIVTSTGNFRLTSNYTSENNRYHARGHIVTQDLFNEENGGLEDESVEFFESGDEEFIDRSILDVNFENAESILKAKRFHLEHNYAFINQKDSLSRNNLSLGQVISFEDKYFEYSQTSAETEIFGDAFKSSSLKDRATLEHFYNQFQLNYSNNIIGDLQFNLGYDNFNYGYDKIVILEGTTITNRIKGDVLSAGGKYHKQYRGFDLLGEFGLNVSGDFDGNFLKGQASFKLNDDIQAIASLNHSSKAPNFNFLLYQSDYLNYNWRNNFNNTETQQLAFELKSDKILNLSIDYSTITDYAYFHLDETSQLVAPTQYGGTINYLRVKLDKEIRVGKFALNNTFMYQNVTNGEGVLNVPELNMRNTLYYSSHLFKKAMYLQTGITLNYFTKYNMNAYDPVLAEFYVQNDQQIGEFPRLDFFLNAKIRQTRIFLKAEHFNAAFTGYNYYSAPNYPYRDFSIRFGVVWNFFL, encoded by the coding sequence ATGGTAAGCGCTCAAGATTCACCACGTGAATTACCGAAAGGTCAAACTGTTAATTTAAAAAAACAAGACAGTTTAAATTCTGAAGGTAAAAACACAAAGCGTACAAAAGGAAAAGATGAAAAAGAAGAGAAACCGAAAATTCAGGACTACCTTATCATCTCTCACGAAAACGATACAACATTCGTAGATACAACGCTATCTATAAAAAAAGAATATAAATTCAATTATTTACGAAAAGATAATTTCGGTTTAATAGCCTTTTCAAATTTAGGTCAAACCTATAATAGCTTAACTTATAATTTTAAAAACACCGATTTAGTGCCAAATTTAGGCGCACGTGCTAGGCATTTTAATTTCATGGAAATTGAAGATATTAATTACTACCGCGTACCAACACCGTTAACCGAGTTAATGTACAAAACGGCCTTTGAGCAAGGACAACTTCTCGATGCCTTTTTTACTGTAAATACAAGTCCGCGTTTTAATTTATCAATTGCTTATAAAGGCATGCGTTCTATTGGTAAATATCAACATATAGTGACGAGTACGGGAAACTTTAGGCTTACATCAAACTATACTTCAGAAAATAATAGATATCATGCACGAGGCCATATTGTAACTCAAGATTTGTTTAATGAAGAAAATGGTGGACTTGAAGATGAAAGTGTTGAGTTTTTTGAGTCTGGTGACGAAGAGTTTATAGATCGCTCTATTCTAGATGTAAATTTTGAAAATGCTGAAAGTATTCTAAAAGCAAAACGTTTTCATTTGGAACATAATTATGCTTTTATTAATCAAAAAGATTCTTTATCTCGAAATAATTTAAGTTTAGGTCAGGTTATTTCTTTTGAAGATAAGTATTTTGAATACAGCCAAACTAGTGCGGAAACAGAAATTTTTGGAGATGCTTTTAAAAGTTCTAGTTTAAAAGATCGTGCTACATTAGAGCATTTTTATAATCAATTTCAATTAAATTACAGTAATAATATTATTGGTGATTTGCAGTTTAATTTAGGATACGATAATTTTAATTATGGTTATGATAAAATTGTAATTTTAGAAGGAACTACTATTACCAACAGAATTAAAGGAGATGTTCTTTCAGCTGGCGGAAAGTATCATAAACAATACAGAGGTTTCGATTTACTTGGTGAATTTGGACTTAATGTTTCAGGTGATTTCGACGGTAACTTTTTAAAAGGACAGGCTAGCTTCAAATTAAATGATGATATCCAAGCCATCGCTTCTCTTAATCACAGTTCAAAAGCACCTAATTTTAACTTCTTACTGTATCAAAGTGATTATTTAAATTACAATTGGAGGAATAACTTTAATAATACTGAAACTCAACAGTTGGCCTTCGAATTAAAATCCGATAAAATATTAAACCTAAGTATCGATTATTCTACAATTACAGATTATGCTTATTTTCATTTAGATGAAACATCTCAGCTAGTTGCTCCAACACAATACGGCGGGACTATAAACTATTTAAGAGTTAAACTTGATAAAGAAATTAGAGTAGGGAAATTTGCACTGAATAATACTTTTATGTATCAAAACGTAACAAATGGAGAAGGTGTTTTAAATGTACCAGAACTAAATATGCGTAACACATTGTATTATTCTAGTCATTTGTTTAAAAAGGCTATGTATTTGCAAACAGGTATTACTTTAAATTATTTCACAAAGTATAACATGAATGCTTACGATCCTGTTTTAGCAGAATTTTATGTCCAAAACGACCAACAGATAGGGGAGTTTCCTAGGTTAGATTTCTTCTTGAATGCCAAAATACGTCAAACTCGAATCTTCTTAAAAGCAGAGCATTTTAATGCAGCCTTTACCGGATACAATTATTATTCGGCACCTAATTATCCGTATCGTGATTTCTCAATACGTTTTGGTGTAGTTTGGAATTTCTTTTTATAG
- a CDS encoding toxin-antitoxin system YwqK family antitoxin, producing the protein MKYICYLLLVSMSFNKSDNEAYVKTFYENGSLESEGWVKQDKKEDYWKFYYDNGQIKKEGHFSNSNPIEYWYFYAPNGLKESEGHFVNGKKTNWWVFYDHSGQVNHKCQLKFNQKNGYCLKYKNGDIISASKYNAGKKIKEWYNLKDFKKENNLLNLR; encoded by the coding sequence ATGAAATATATCTGCTACCTGCTTTTAGTTTCTATGTCTTTCAATAAGTCTGACAATGAAGCTTATGTAAAAACATTTTACGAAAACGGAAGTTTAGAATCTGAAGGCTGGGTTAAGCAAGATAAAAAAGAAGATTATTGGAAGTTTTACTACGATAATGGTCAAATTAAAAAAGAAGGTCATTTTTCAAACAGTAATCCTATAGAATATTGGTATTTTTACGCCCCAAATGGATTAAAAGAAAGCGAAGGCCACTTTGTTAACGGAAAAAAAACAAATTGGTGGGTGTTTTATGACCATTCAGGACAGGTTAACCACAAGTGTCAACTTAAATTTAATCAGAAAAATGGGTATTGCTTAAAGTATAAAAACGGCGATATTATTTCTGCTAGCAAATACAATGCTGGTAAAAAAATTAAAGAATGGTACAACCTAAAAGATTTTAAAAAAGAAAACAACCTACTTAATTTAAGATGA
- a CDS encoding glycoside hydrolase family 113, translated as MKREILLILVAVMLLQSCNAQPQKINGVSFVASREAISQVNVMPVVKVNANFAAIMPFGFIRDIAHPEIKFNTQRQWLGETRNGSKQYALELRKQDIKIMLKPQIWVSHGIYTGHIEMANEENWQVFEQSYSKFILEYAKLAEELHAEIFCIGTELEKFIAQRPEYWVGLIAKIKDIYKGKLTYAANWDEFKRTPFWDELDYIGIDAYFPVSETKTPTLEECMSNWKVHKAVIKSTSEVFKKPILFTEFGYRSVDYSGKEPWRSDRGMNSVNLQAQTNTSQALFKTFWKEEWFAGGFIWKWFHNHETAGGVNNSRFTPQNKPVEKLIQSYYGDHK; from the coding sequence ATGAAAAGAGAAATACTCTTAATTCTAGTTGCAGTAATGCTTCTACAGTCTTGCAACGCCCAACCACAAAAAATTAACGGCGTAAGCTTTGTGGCATCCAGAGAAGCTATTTCTCAGGTTAATGTTATGCCTGTTGTAAAAGTAAACGCCAATTTTGCTGCGATTATGCCTTTTGGCTTTATTAGGGATATTGCGCATCCGGAAATTAAGTTTAATACCCAAAGGCAATGGCTTGGAGAAACTAGAAATGGCTCTAAGCAATATGCTCTTGAATTACGAAAACAAGACATCAAAATAATGCTGAAGCCTCAAATTTGGGTGAGTCATGGGATATATACTGGCCATATTGAAATGGCAAATGAAGAGAATTGGCAAGTTTTCGAACAATCGTACTCTAAGTTTATTTTAGAATATGCCAAGTTAGCAGAAGAATTACATGCCGAGATTTTTTGCATAGGTACAGAATTAGAAAAATTTATAGCTCAAAGACCTGAGTATTGGGTAGGTTTAATTGCGAAAATTAAAGATATTTATAAAGGTAAACTTACCTATGCAGCTAATTGGGATGAGTTTAAAAGAACACCTTTTTGGGATGAGTTAGATTATATTGGTATAGACGCCTATTTTCCGGTTAGTGAAACTAAAACACCAACTTTAGAAGAGTGCATGTCTAATTGGAAAGTGCATAAAGCGGTTATTAAAAGCACATCAGAAGTATTTAAGAAGCCTATATTATTTACCGAGTTTGGTTATAGAAGTGTTGATTATTCTGGTAAAGAACCATGGCGAAGCGATAGGGGTATGAATTCTGTAAACTTGCAGGCTCAAACAAATACCTCTCAAGCTTTATTTAAAACATTCTGGAAAGAAGAGTGGTTTGCTGGTGGTTTTATTTGGAAATGGTTTCATAATCACGAAACAGCGGGCGGCGTAAATAATTCTAGATTTACCCCTCAAAATAAACCCGTAGAAAAGTTGATACAATCTTATTATGGCGATCATAAGTAA
- a CDS encoding DUF547 domain-containing protein: MKNKIIITATICLLSFASFAQNTNDFFLKADSFFKEYVVNGKVDYSKINADQAQLDEVLSLAEGITVSKNDANVYQAFWINAYNLSVIKGIMDNYPLNSPLDKKGFFDKTTHALGGKNITLNDIENKLLREAFKDARFHFVLVCGAIGCPPLISKAYLPKTLNNQMTKQTKLAINGSFLKVNVKKLRVEASQIMEWYKGDFTMNGKNEIDFINLYRTEKIPADYKLSYFPYNWKTNAL; the protein is encoded by the coding sequence ATGAAAAATAAAATTATTATTACTGCAACCATATGTTTATTGTCGTTTGCAAGTTTTGCTCAAAACACGAATGATTTCTTTTTAAAGGCCGATTCTTTTTTTAAAGAATACGTGGTTAACGGAAAAGTTGATTATTCTAAAATAAATGCCGATCAAGCTCAATTAGATGAGGTTTTAAGCTTAGCTGAAGGTATTACAGTTTCTAAAAATGATGCTAATGTATACCAAGCATTCTGGATAAATGCCTATAACTTGTCCGTAATAAAAGGAATAATGGATAACTATCCTTTAAATTCTCCTTTAGATAAAAAAGGTTTTTTTGATAAAACAACACATGCTTTAGGAGGTAAAAATATCACATTGAATGATATTGAAAATAAACTTTTACGAGAGGCTTTCAAGGATGCTAGATTTCATTTTGTATTAGTTTGTGGTGCTATAGGTTGCCCACCATTAATTAGTAAAGCGTATTTACCAAAAACGTTAAATAACCAAATGACGAAGCAAACTAAATTAGCTATAAATGGAAGCTTTTTAAAGGTAAATGTTAAAAAGCTTCGTGTAGAAGCTTCTCAAATTATGGAATGGTATAAAGGTGATTTTACCATGAATGGAAAAAATGAAATAGACTTTATTAACCTTTATAGAACCGAAAAAATCCCTGCCGATTATAAACTGAGTTACTTTCCTTACAACTGGAAAACTAACGCGCTTTAA
- a CDS encoding glycosyltransferase family 2 protein, with the protein MTQIKVIIPAYNEADSITHVIKAIPQIVDEVIVVSNNSTDDTEINAKNAGATVLKETNKGYGYACLKGMTYIANQTNKPDIIVFLDGDYSDYPEELTKIVTPIINDNLDFVIGARVKELREVGSMTMPQVFGNWLATTLMSLFFNAKFTDLGPFRAIKYDKLLTLNMEDKTYGWTVEMQLKVLKQKLSYIEIPVNYRNRIGVSKVSGTVKGAIFAGVKILGWIFKYSIKK; encoded by the coding sequence ATGACCCAAATAAAAGTCATAATTCCTGCATACAACGAAGCAGATTCTATTACACACGTTATTAAAGCCATTCCTCAAATTGTTGACGAAGTTATTGTGGTAAGCAATAACTCTACCGATGATACAGAAATTAATGCAAAAAATGCAGGTGCCACCGTTTTAAAAGAAACAAACAAAGGCTATGGATATGCTTGTTTAAAAGGCATGACGTATATTGCGAACCAAACTAATAAACCAGACATTATTGTGTTTTTAGATGGTGATTATAGTGATTACCCCGAAGAACTCACTAAAATAGTTACACCTATAATTAATGATAATTTAGATTTTGTTATTGGAGCACGTGTAAAAGAATTAAGAGAAGTTGGGTCTATGACTATGCCACAAGTTTTCGGAAATTGGCTCGCAACAACCTTAATGAGTTTGTTTTTCAATGCAAAATTTACTGACCTTGGTCCATTTAGAGCCATTAAATATGATAAGCTACTGACACTTAACATGGAAGACAAAACCTATGGCTGGACAGTAGAGATGCAATTAAAGGTTTTAAAGCAAAAACTATCATACATTGAAATACCTGTTAATTATAGAAACAGAATAGGCGTTTCAAAAGTGTCTGGCACGGTAAAAGGTGCTATATTTGCAGGCGTAAAAATCTTGGGATGGATTTTTAAATACAGTATAAAAAAATGA
- a CDS encoding POTRA domain-containing protein, with product MKKKLLFILLLICFSGVSQNHIIADLKIQGNKKLKTSFLKSLASIKSGSVLDSTVIEQDIKRLKRLPSVAHAYYQVFPTEEGSYNVFYGIEENFTLIPSLNIYTTDNDEFAYRLGLTEFNALGRNITVGAFYQKDVFHSYALNFRAPYLFSKQLGLAFNLQSLTTLEPVFFNNTSAYYRYNNKSIGLSGLYEFNFSNKLELGINTFVEDYKYESGETSPEVPLELNIPKWLLKGIYEFNNLDYSYQYISGFRSQFNFQFVTSRREGVEDFFIGWNDFFLFKRVGEKGNWANRIRLGLASNNDTPFAPFSVDNNVNIRGVGNTIDRGTGVIVVNTEYRHTLFEKDWFVLQGNAFVDAGSWRNPGGELSDFSRSKNMKLYPGIGLRFFHKKIYNAVFRIDYGYGVSKNATQGLVFGIGQYF from the coding sequence ATGAAAAAAAAACTACTCTTTATTTTATTACTAATCTGTTTTAGTGGTGTTTCACAAAACCATATTATTGCCGATTTAAAAATTCAAGGAAATAAAAAACTAAAAACGTCTTTTTTAAAAAGTTTGGCCTCCATAAAAAGTGGTAGTGTTTTAGATTCTACGGTTATTGAACAAGATATTAAGCGCCTAAAACGTTTGCCTTCGGTAGCTCATGCGTATTATCAAGTATTTCCTACGGAAGAAGGCAGCTATAATGTGTTTTATGGTATTGAAGAAAACTTCACACTCATTCCTTCATTAAATATTTATACAACCGATAATGATGAATTTGCATATCGATTAGGGTTAACCGAATTTAATGCCTTAGGAAGAAATATTACCGTTGGTGCATTTTATCAAAAAGATGTTTTCCATAGTTATGCTTTAAATTTTAGAGCACCTTATTTGTTTTCCAAACAATTAGGTTTGGCTTTTAATTTGCAGAGTTTAACAACGTTAGAACCGGTGTTTTTTAATAATACATCGGCTTATTATCGGTATAATAATAAGTCTATAGGGCTTTCTGGCTTGTACGAGTTTAATTTTAGCAACAAACTAGAACTTGGGATAAATACTTTTGTTGAAGATTATAAATACGAAAGCGGGGAAACAAGTCCAGAGGTTCCATTAGAACTAAATATACCTAAATGGCTTTTAAAAGGGATTTACGAGTTTAATAATTTAGATTATTCTTATCAGTATATATCGGGATTTAGAAGTCAGTTTAATTTTCAGTTTGTAACATCTAGACGCGAAGGTGTCGAAGATTTTTTTATTGGTTGGAACGATTTTTTTCTCTTCAAAAGAGTTGGGGAAAAAGGCAATTGGGCAAATAGAATTCGGTTGGGTTTAGCATCTAATAACGATACCCCTTTTGCACCGTTTTCTGTAGATAACAATGTTAATATACGTGGCGTAGGGAATACCATAGATAGAGGTACGGGTGTAATAGTCGTTAATACAGAATACCGCCACACACTTTTTGAAAAAGATTGGTTTGTTCTGCAAGGTAATGCCTTTGTAGATGCTGGTTCTTGGCGAAATCCCGGTGGTGAACTATCCGATTTTAGTAGAAGTAAAAATATGAAACTTTATCCAGGCATTGGGTTACGTTTTTTTCATAAGAAGATCTATAATGCTGTTTTTAGAATAGATTATGGCTATGGTGTTTCTAAAAACGCTACACAAGGTTTAGTGTTTGGTATTGGTCAGTACTTTTAG
- a CDS encoding NAD(P)/FAD-dependent oxidoreductase yields the protein MEHIVIIGNGISGVTAARHIRKLSDKKITIISAETEYFFSRTALMYVYMGHMTFEHTQPYENWFWEKNRIELKKAFVKTVETENKTLHFEDGGSLTYDKLIIATGSKPNKFGWPGQDLDGVMGMYHKQDLENLEKYAPDNKVCKRAVIVGGGLIGIEMAEMLHSRYIPVTFLVREDSFWNGVLPEGESKMINREILSSGIDLRLSTNLKEIVADENGNVKSVIIDETGEELSCNVVGLTAGVAPNIDFIRDSGIEIGRGIKVNRYLETNVEGVYAIGDCAEQHEGIDQRRPIEAVWYTGRMMGETLAQTICDNKTQYKPGHWFNSAKFIDIEYQTYGWVWAQAKDHESRFYWEHEDGKKCIHINYDKTTREFIGINNFGIRMRHEFFDKILNEKHTVDYVLEHLADANFDPEFYKLHEKEIVAKFNQENNTNIQLKKKSWKRIFSKA from the coding sequence ATGGAACATATTGTTATAATCGGGAATGGAATTTCGGGTGTTACCGCAGCGCGACACATTAGAAAACTTTCTGATAAAAAAATCACTATTATATCGGCTGAAACCGAATATTTTTTCTCTCGAACAGCTCTTATGTATGTATACATGGGACACATGACGTTTGAACACACACAACCCTATGAAAATTGGTTTTGGGAAAAGAATAGAATAGAACTAAAAAAAGCTTTTGTTAAAACAGTTGAGACTGAAAACAAAACGCTTCATTTTGAAGATGGTGGTTCTTTAACTTACGATAAGCTCATTATAGCTACAGGAAGTAAACCTAACAAATTTGGTTGGCCTGGTCAAGATCTAGATGGCGTTATGGGCATGTACCATAAGCAAGATTTAGAAAATCTAGAAAAATATGCACCAGATAATAAGGTTTGTAAACGAGCCGTAATTGTTGGAGGTGGATTAATTGGCATTGAAATGGCCGAAATGTTGCACTCGCGGTATATTCCAGTAACATTTTTAGTAAGAGAAGATAGCTTTTGGAATGGTGTGTTACCTGAAGGTGAAAGCAAAATGATAAACCGTGAAATTTTAAGTAGCGGAATAGATTTACGTCTTTCTACAAACTTAAAAGAAATAGTTGCCGATGAAAACGGTAATGTTAAATCGGTTATTATTGATGAAACAGGAGAAGAACTTTCTTGTAACGTTGTTGGTTTAACCGCTGGAGTTGCTCCAAATATAGACTTTATAAGAGATTCTGGTATTGAAATAGGACGCGGTATAAAAGTGAATCGTTACCTAGAAACTAATGTAGAAGGTGTTTACGCTATTGGTGATTGTGCCGAGCAACATGAAGGTATTGATCAACGTCGCCCTATTGAAGCTGTTTGGTATACTGGCCGTATGATGGGAGAAACCTTAGCACAAACTATTTGCGATAATAAAACACAATATAAACCTGGCCATTGGTTTAACTCTGCCAAGTTTATCGATATAGAGTACCAAACCTATGGTTGGGTTTGGGCGCAAGCCAAAGACCATGAATCTCGTTTTTATTGGGAACATGAAGATGGAAAAAAATGTATTCATATTAATTACGATAAAACCACTCGAGAATTTATTGGTATTAACAATTTCGGAATACGAATGCGTCACGAATTTTTCGACAAGATTTTAAATGAAAAGCACACGGTAGATTATGTTTTAGAACATTTAGCCGATGCTAATTTCGATCCTGAATTTTATAAACTTCACGAAAAGGAAATCGTTGCGAAATTCAACCAAGAAAACAATACTAACATTCAATTAAAAAAGAAAAGCTGGAAACGTATTTTTAGCAAAGCATAA
- a CDS encoding cellulose synthase family protein translates to MILESIIITIYTIALLLILMYALAQLNLLFNYLSAKRKTDTSVKFDLSNPDEIPFVTIQLPVYNEMYVMQRLLDNIAKIDYPNNKLEIQVLDDSTDETIETTRAQVEALKITGLDIKHITRTNRVGFKAGALKEGLEIAKGEFIAIFDSDFLPKKDWLKQTVPYFKDSEIGVVQTRWGHINRNYSILTKIQAFALDAHFTLEQVGRNSKGHFINFNGTAGLWRKACILDAGNWEGDTLTEDLDLSYRAQLKNWKFKYLEDVETPAELPVVISAARSQQFRWNKGGAENFKKMKWRVLKNKNISTKTKIHGLLHLLNSTMFLNILLVAILSIPMLYIKNEYAHLKTYFIVMSFFVISTLIFFICYWVMYKNIYGGGVKNFVNYIGMFFVFFSIAMGFSLHNTIAVIEGHIGKKSEFVRTPKFNISKFKDNLKTNQYIKKTVSINVIFEGLLMAYFAFGMYSAFIVGDQGGDFGLFPFHLMLFLGFGFVFIKSLVSKV, encoded by the coding sequence ATGATTTTAGAGAGCATAATAATTACAATTTACACCATTGCATTACTTCTTATTTTAATGTATGCATTGGCACAACTCAACCTACTGTTCAATTACTTATCGGCGAAAAGAAAAACCGATACTTCTGTGAAATTCGATTTATCTAATCCAGATGAAATTCCGTTTGTTACCATACAACTTCCTGTTTACAATGAAATGTATGTTATGCAGCGCCTACTGGATAATATAGCAAAAATTGACTATCCAAATAATAAATTAGAAATTCAGGTTTTAGACGATTCTACAGATGAAACCATAGAAACCACTAGAGCACAAGTAGAAGCACTTAAAATAACAGGATTAGATATTAAGCACATTACCAGAACTAATAGAGTTGGGTTTAAGGCAGGTGCTTTAAAGGAAGGTCTAGAAATTGCTAAAGGTGAATTTATTGCCATTTTCGATTCTGATTTTCTTCCTAAAAAAGACTGGTTAAAACAAACTGTTCCTTATTTTAAAGACTCTGAAATTGGTGTTGTTCAAACCCGTTGGGGACATATCAACAGGAATTACTCTATACTTACAAAAATTCAAGCCTTTGCTCTAGATGCACATTTTACTCTAGAACAAGTTGGACGAAACAGTAAAGGACATTTTATAAATTTTAACGGTACTGCAGGTTTATGGCGTAAAGCTTGTATTCTCGATGCTGGAAACTGGGAAGGCGATACTCTAACCGAAGATCTAGATTTAAGCTACCGTGCGCAACTTAAAAACTGGAAATTTAAGTATTTAGAAGATGTAGAAACTCCTGCAGAACTTCCGGTTGTTATTAGTGCCGCACGTTCGCAACAATTTAGATGGAATAAAGGTGGTGCGGAAAATTTCAAAAAAATGAAATGGCGCGTTCTTAAAAACAAAAACATTTCAACTAAAACAAAAATACACGGCTTGTTGCATTTACTAAACAGCACCATGTTTTTAAATATTTTATTGGTTGCTATTTTAAGTATTCCAATGCTTTACATAAAGAATGAATACGCACACTTAAAAACGTATTTTATTGTAATGAGTTTCTTTGTAATAAGCACATTAATATTTTTTATCTGCTACTGGGTAATGTATAAAAACATCTATGGTGGTGGCGTAAAAAATTTCGTTAATTATATCGGGATGTTCTTTGTGTTTTTCTCAATAGCTATGGGCTTTTCGCTACATAATACTATTGCTGTAATTGAGGGACACATAGGTAAGAAAAGTGAATTTGTACGCACACCAAAATTCAACATTAGTAAGTTTAAAGATAACTTAAAAACAAACCAATACATCAAGAAAACAGTATCTATAAACGTGATTTTTGAAGGTTTACTGATGGCTTATTTCGCTTTTGGTATGTATAGCGCCTTTATTGTTGGAGACCAAGGTGGCGATTTCGGGCTCTTCCCGTTTCACCTTATGTTATTTTTAGGCTTCGGATTTGTATTTATAAAATCGTTAGTATCAAAAGTTTAA
- a CDS encoding 4Fe-4S binding protein: MKAIKQTGLVLFLLGLAIFIGSIFTGSFSLKQAELDTFLKEKNYKSSIIGPELQKALVTSEGLNIFQFSSRVINAYKVSNAHYDDLIKKYDAEKNWDEKGKQFQYKISGKPHSLSFSLAKTAGKGPAPDSTGLMWFLTFGLAIFGALMFMLPDIILLGKPGIKNNGIFLNAATNRGWIGWFAFIFLVTFYILLYFFPDFIVNWVYLVDPISKSISGNPASQWFLYGFLYCTVMSVMAVRMYIKYRHNKYQILRTTSVLFFQIVFAFLIPEILVRFEKPWYDFKNAFPLDYDFFFRWNLDELLASGAFGLFILVWGVVLTIVVVPVMVYFFGKRWYCSWVCGCGGLAETLGDPYRQLSSKTLLSWRMERIIIHSVLVFVLVMTGFALYTFFSGSGEVLGIKTQTIQDIYGFLIGSIFAGVIGTGFYPIFGNRVWCRFGCPLAAYLGFVQRFKSRFRITTNGGQCISCGNCSTYCEQGIDVRAYAQKGENIVRSSCVGCGVCSAVCPRGVLKLENGPEEGRINPTDVLLGNDVDLMDLVNKK; encoded by the coding sequence ATGAAAGCAATAAAACAAACCGGTTTAGTCCTTTTTCTATTAGGACTTGCCATATTTATAGGATCTATTTTCACAGGTTCTTTCAGTTTAAAACAAGCTGAGCTGGATACTTTTTTAAAGGAGAAAAACTATAAAAGCAGCATTATTGGGCCAGAATTACAAAAAGCACTTGTAACCTCCGAGGGTTTAAATATTTTTCAATTTTCTAGTCGTGTTATAAATGCATACAAGGTTTCTAATGCTCATTATGATGATCTTATTAAAAAATATGATGCTGAAAAAAATTGGGACGAAAAAGGAAAACAATTTCAATATAAAATTTCGGGTAAACCGCATAGCTTAAGTTTTTCTCTCGCAAAAACAGCAGGTAAAGGCCCTGCTCCAGATAGCACAGGACTTATGTGGTTTTTAACGTTTGGGTTAGCCATTTTTGGAGCTCTTATGTTTATGCTTCCTGATATTATTTTATTAGGAAAACCAGGCATTAAAAACAACGGTATCTTTTTAAACGCGGCTACAAACCGCGGCTGGATTGGTTGGTTTGCTTTTATCTTTTTAGTTACTTTTTATATTCTACTTTATTTCTTTCCAGATTTTATAGTAAACTGGGTCTATTTAGTAGACCCAATTAGTAAATCTATAAGTGGAAACCCTGCAAGTCAATGGTTTTTATATGGCTTTTTATACTGTACAGTAATGTCGGTAATGGCTGTTAGAATGTACATAAAATACCGCCATAACAAATATCAAATATTAAGAACGACTTCGGTTTTATTCTTCCAAATTGTATTTGCTTTCTTAATTCCAGAAATTTTAGTTCGTTTCGAGAAACCTTGGTACGATTTTAAAAATGCTTTCCCTTTAGATTACGATTTTTTCTTCAGATGGAATTTAGACGAACTTCTTGCTAGTGGTGCCTTTGGTTTATTCATTTTAGTTTGGGGTGTTGTTTTAACTATTGTTGTTGTACCAGTTATGGTTTATTTCTTCGGAAAAAGATGGTATTGTTCTTGGGTTTGTGGTTGCGGTGGTTTGGCTGAAACTTTAGGAGATCCATACAGACAACTTTCTAGTAAAACATTACTTTCATGGAGAATGGAGCGTATTATAATTCACTCTGTACTTGTTTTTGTTCTCGTGATGACAGGTTTTGCTTTATACACTTTCTTTTCAGGCTCTGGAGAAGTGCTAGGTATTAAAACACAAACTATACAAGATATTTATGGCTTTTTAATAGGCTCTATTTTTGCCGGTGTTATTGGTACAGGCTTCTACCCTATTTTCGGTAACCGTGTTTGGTGTCGTTTTGGATGTCCGTTAGCTGCATATTTAGGTTTTGTACAACGTTTTAAATCTAGATTTCGAATTACTACAAATGGAGGACAATGTATTTCTTGTGGAAACTGTTCTACTTATTGCGAGCAAGGTATTGATGTTAGAGCTTATGCTCAAAAAGGAGAAAATATTGTACGCTCTAGTTGTGTAGGTTGTGGAGTTTGTTCTGCTGTTTGCCCAAGAGGTGTTTTAAAATTAGAAAACGGACCAGAAGAAGGACGTATTAATCCAACAGATGTTTTACTTGGTAACGATGTTGACTTAATGGATTTAGTAAATAAAAAATAA